The genomic window gaatctaaacagaaaagagcaaaacaccaaaacagcacataaacaagcatgaacagtacatgtggatatttttaacatgtaaatctcaattttagaaaaatttagagacttgaaccaactaaatccgagctaagatgaattagttatgaatttttaaagattaaatcggattaaaacacttatatggattttaattgaattatgacgcaataatgaattatttttgaaaaggaaaagaggatttattgcgtcagcggctagggttagcggtggaccgggtgcacagcgacggttcacgagaacggacggccgagatcgatccatccaaaacgaacggccgggatcgatcggtccacagccagaccacagcggtcggcaccgatggcgtcagcggtgacgtcacctccggcggcgaccgaaccgcgcgagctcgccggcgaacgacggcgcggcggcgcgaacggagagcacctacgggtagcggacggcacggcgaactcaccggtgaccaaagaagcggcggaagaacaacggacggcgacagcggcgaagaagaagcggcggcgacctccggcttgacgacggcgacgatgttccggtggtcgacagcgacggcggaggggcggacgaggacggcaacgcgacggcgaccacgacggcggccttcccgagcgacggcgacgaccggagcgacggcggcgcacggctggagcgacggcggcgacggcggcgctaagctacacggtgctagagctctaccggcgacgagaggcgaaggcgagggtggtgacgggtagcggagacaccggggatccttttataggggcaagaacacggcggcgaaggcccacggcggccggcgacgagaaggaaagtctagggttcggaggagagagaccgatccgattcgagatcgaatcctccgctttccaaacgattttagccgaagttccaaaagggaaaaggtagaggagatcgagaagatcatttcccctctattgatttcaccggaaacggaaaggatcggccggatttggaaagagacggcggcggcgcggcgctagggtttcgggcggcggcggcgcgaggaagacgacgaccctgacaggcgggccccacctgtcagcgggcggacgcgcgcgcgagcgacggctgcggctgcggactgggccgacttgggccgaggaggagagagagaaggttttgggccgactttcggcccaaagccaaaagagacttttaaaaacctttttccatttaaattattcatgaaatgcaattccatttattaaaaatacttccttagctcaaataaatcccagaaaaatctaggaattatagaattaagcaaagtatttaataaaattttatctagccccattttatattggaatttattatttaaaattagatcttctcttctaggcttttaacatcaattctaataattccaattaaacaacaatttatatatttgaaatttttagggtgtgacaaacctaccccccttaaacagaatctcgtcctcgagattcggaagaactggcgaacagatgcggatgagctgacttcaattcatcttctcgttcccaagttgattcttcttccgagtgattactccactgaactttacaaaaacggataactcgattcctagttcttctctcatctgtttccaagatacggatcggtttctcaatataggtcagatcctcttggacttctatctgttcaagattagcttcttcggttggtacccttagacactttttcaattgcgacacatggaacacattatggactcctgttagagattgaggtaactccaactgataagcgacctctcctcttctactgacaatcttgtaaggtcccacgaaacgcggtgccaattttcctttagtgtggaagcgatgaactcctcgaagaggcgtgacacgaaggtacacataatctccttcatcaaaacttagatctctacgacgactgtcggcataactcttatgacgggactgggccacacgcaatctttcttgaatgatttttaccttttcttctgcttcccttagaatatcagtcccaaaaacctgacgttctcccgtttgatcccacaaaagcggagtgcggcacttccgaccatacagtgcttcataaggagccatctgtagactagcttgataactgttgttatacgagaattccgcataaggtaaattcttatcccaacttccaccgaagtctaaagcacaagctctcaacatgtcctccaaaatctgatttaccctttcggtttgtccgtctgtctgcggatgataagcagtactaaagttcagcttagaacccatctcttcttgaagcttcttccaaaactgtgaagtaaactgactacctcgatcagacactattttcttagggacaccatgcaagcacacaatccttgccatatacaattcagccaaccgacttccggaatatgttgtctttactgggatgaaatgagccactttggtaagtctgtcgactatcacccaaatagagtcgtggcctgatgatgctctgggtagaccagtgatgaaatccataccgatttcctcccacttccattcaggaatcttcaaaggctgcagcaaacctgcgggcttctgatgttctgccttgactcgctgacaaacatcacatactgctacgtattctgcgatttcacgcttcatacttgcccaccaaaatctttccttgagatcctggtacatcttggtactaccagggtgaatggagtacaaagtatcatgagcttccttcaggattgcatcttttaaacctttgttgtctgggacgcagattctctcgcccaaccatacagttccttgctcatcttccaagaaaccgatagcttttcctcttctcatattcttcttaatttcttgaatatcggggtcattaatttgagcttatctaacttgatcaattagagtaggctttgcttctaaggctgcaacaaaacctctactaacaattcccaaatttaatctttcaaattccttgcataactccaatggcaactgtcgtccttccgtagcattgcaataacctttcctgctaagagcatctgctacaacattagcctttcccgggtgataatgaattcccatgtcataatccttaattaattccaaccacctccgttgtctcatgttcagatctggctgagtgaagatatactttaaactcttgtgatcggtgtacacctctgtacgagtaccgaaaagataatgacgccaaattttcaatgcatgaaccactgcagccaactcaagatcatgagtagggtagttcttctcatgcgggcgtaactgacgagatgcataggcaaccaccttcccatcttgcatcagaacacaacctaagccaagcttagatgcatcgcaatacatttggaaacccttctttggatcaggtaaaattaaaataggagctgatgttaagcgattcttcagctcttgaaaactctgctcacattcttctgaccacttgtactttacatccttctgaagcagtcgtgtcatgggcttagcaatcttggagaaattctctatgaacctccggtaataacctgcaagacccaggaaactgcgaatctctgaaactgtcttcggttgtttccagttggttacggattccacattactaggatcaacggcaactcctccggctgatatgacgtgaccaaggaacttcacttcagacaaccaaaattcacatttgctaaacttggcatacaactgatgttctcgcagcttctctagtgcaagacgaagatgttcttcatgctcttcttttgtttgggagtagataagaatgtcatcaataaagaccaccacgaacttgtctaggtattccataaacaccttattcattaagttcatgaagaaagcgggggcattggtaagtccaaaagacataacagtacattcgaacaatccatacctagtggtaaaagccgtcttaggtatatcctcttctttaatcctcaactggtgataccctgatcgaagatctatcttggagaaaacgatggcacctttgagctgatcaaacaaatcatcaattctgggcagcgggtacttattcttgatagtcacatcatttaatgcacgatagtccacacacatcctctgggtatgatctttcttttccacaaaaataactggagctccccatggagatgaactcggtctgatgtatcccttttgaagcaaatcgtcgacttgccttttgacttctgccaactcattggctgccattctgtaaggtctcttatggatcggagttgttccgggtatcagatctattctgaattcaatatctctcttaggcggcataccaggtaaatcgtccgggaacacgtccgggtattcctgtactacgggaatctcttccaaagctatttggttcagacttgaccttaaagactcagaggacagtgcatgaactgttacaactcgaccatcattgctggtgagagttacttttctgttggcacagtctatcacacctttatacctgactaaccagtccatccctaggatgacatcaagatctttggattctaacaagataaggttggccagaaacggcacttcttgaatttctattctgacagaggggctacgttgcaaagagagtacttgattactcggggtactaaccatcaaaggacgtctaagatcttctacttccatcccatgatttcccgcaaaactcatagataaaaatgaatgtgtagcaccagaatcaaaaagcactgttgcagggactgagttaacaaggaacgtacccaaaattacatctggagcaccttgagcttctgcagcagcaacatgattgacacgagcctttggcgtaggtgcggtaaagttactctgggtaggggcaaccttcacgcgtcggggcttcggacacttgtcagagtaatgtcctggttcaccacagttgaagcatactccgggcttgctgccttgctccttcttggcaggctgttgttgtgttggagctgccacaggacgtggagcttgatttcggatgttgttgccagcattgttgttgaagaactgacgctgcggacgaacaacagacgaagaacctccttgtggcatggactggggtcctaaagtaagacgcggcctctgactattcccttgttgtgccttgaagtgagcaatccgatgtttcttctgctccatgcggttgtacttgtcctcctgacgaatagccttatccactaacttctggaaatcatggtaatccccagtcatgagtgggtaagaaagctcatcattaagtccttccaagaacctctcctggcgctcttcatcagtgcgcacatcttctggagcataacgagccagacgattgaactcgtgcagatactcggtgaccgtgcgagacccttgggtgagcgacctaaattctttcttcttgagagacaccactcccgatggtatatgcgtcttccgaaaagcagcggtgaattcaagccaagtgataggttcagcagtagtcctgttaaggcggaagtgatcccaccactcagaggcagggccatgcagttggtgtgatgcaaatgagaccttctcctgatcagtgcactgaagcaaatccaacttcttctctatggcgtgcagccaatcaccagcttccacaggattagtggtgctagagaaagtgggcggcctcacacgaagaaattctgctaacttgttctggggaggtgcgtggttatttccctgattctgctggttctggagttgctgcatcatcatgttcataagctgtgcttgttgagccaggacttgagcaagtgtgggattctctccattgttgttgttgttgttgttggggccattcccgttgctgcgagtgagcaccatctggcatgggcaagagcacaagaagagaaaccggggaaaactacttaggacagagaagtaatttttcttctaacttaacttttattgatcttaactgagtttcattattacaaaactgaagactctctcacaccactaaactcaccaactacctaacactcgaaagcaaacaaacgcatgcacttacatcccaccattgatgtaaaccacatgcaggacccacacacacaaccaaacttaaaacaagcaaactaacacaacgatctaggacaacggcttgacaaggaactctaggtcttccgggcatcggagttgattgaaggctcgttcggctcgtcttcatcatcttgagtggctccccactcgacctttgaatgggtgcgcttcgattcttctccttcatcatcacttatattgacgaccggaggatctgctagggctggggtaacttctttctccaccacacggacctttggcgccaattggtagcgagggacgaatagagctctcttccttgcggtaagacgaaccctggccttctgcggcagtgcttcccccttcaaagcggctagttctttctccaaacgatccaccttgtcttctagcttgcaaatctttccacgattccggtcttcacgatcttgagctgctagcacaacctccgcgcgggtctcatccatagcccacagcatttcaaccaaatgccttgtggtagcatcatcctcaatcccctcagtctcaaggtagctgccacggtcacttccctgcggttggcgaggatggtagcgatactcagtgtcggccaactgatcactgtagcgatcacggagctctcctatggctatccttgccacctcctgacatgcatgaatataatttccccctccagcttcgaacatcactgatgggatatcttcactattactgtttaaggtggctttgactcgacacttctctttatcccgatcatgaggaatctgggcatacataggggcagtcccaaatcctatggcaaaggacatcgtacgcaactcctggacaaatccctcaacaccaaacaagtactcaggcttgtagtgcggcatctaaagacaagtgaaaggagggagttaagacgtttgtccaattaatagcacaagtttttggattaatttgaataaatttagaaaatcaaagtaaaagataagtaaataaggtaaaccaagcttgcaagataagttgaaacagttggaaacaggatcacaaattttgcacttttgaacaacaggtttcaacataaaagaaaagttataaaatcaacctgctaaatttatttcattgtaacaagataaaataatgttgtaaaacttttgctggtaaatgagccattagtacggtaatagatgtacggtactaatagcacaggattaataataaataaatttttaaatgagaacaattaaaggaattataactgcatgtgccatttgtttggtttaattaaaagagaaagagaggagaatagttctatttttccaatatttttagagggcttctatgggtaaccatttggcataacctagggtcaaggaggctctgataccaacttgtcacgcccagaatttctatccaaaattccaaacgcttacatgtgcgcgaaccctcgtccaggaatcaaccgagccacacaataacaaattgataatagagtacaattattactctaattaataagcgaataaaatgtcattacagaggtagatagttcctctcaatcaataaagatctaagcagcggaaaataagataaacggcgcagacgattccactccacaggcagcttgaccagggctacacctaatcctccacaccatcagcatcactgtagaactcctcctctgatgaatgattgcaaggtgagtatatgacatactcagcaagccacgcagcaaatatgcaagtgcacaggataacaaaggatggcataatagggtttcatttgcataaacagcatttaataaacatttcagaatttagtaaaacagttgagtaataattaaacaatattattccaacgctatacaacataccctgttgcataggcccaaccattctgaacaaccaatcccggctgcacagttctatctccaaaccaggaatataccattccaaaccaggagctaatcaaattattaccagtcatagtatcttttattatgatgagaggtatgagactaatcacgaaagacattgttagacccgcccataaccgcgggcacggctattcgaatagttttactctgaccagaggtgtaccactgtacccacaagacacagccccacgacatgtcaccatgcgccttgataccaccacggtacctcagaaaggagctgtgacagtacccctcgcacaacacaatccaccacagcgcaccgttcctggatcataatcacccccttataaacaaggcatggactccccagcgacccccgtgggcttatctccgccacttctcagtctggtgccccgcaatgaactatgctatacaaaaggtaaagccgttgcccacgctggcttgtggttggcacggttaatgtttcacaaccgaaactcgtgaaccggtccttaattgtcatgagcacgaccatcaaaaccatgtgctcacaacccaccattaacaggttttagttggcaaattaattaattaaccaatcatgattaaccatcatgagttatcattaagccatcattaaataatagtgagtcataagttatcccaatagtgtgctaatgtttctaagcatggctaagcaatcacatctaatatctagctgaaccaatatataaagctcaactagtcattttataataacccaagttatcaaggaataaagtaatcaagaacaaaagggctataacaaacaataggttaattccacccaatgacattcgaaaataaatgcaatagttgaatagaaacaatagctttaaacgggatcaacatgctcaaaggggttgtttgggatctgtgtgacttgccttgctggccttggaactcttcaaattcttctcctgcgaaaacggactctccggaaacgtcggaatctaaacagaaaagagcaaaacaccaaaacagcacataaacaagcatgaacagtacatgtggatatttttaacatgtaaatctcaattttagaaaaatttagagacttgaaccaactaaatccgagctaagatgaattagttatgaatttttaaagattaaatcggattaaaacacttatatggattttaattgaattatgacgcaataatgaaatatttttgaaaaggaaaagaggatttattgcgtcagcggctagggttagcggtggaccgggtgcacagcgacggttcacgagaacggacggccgagatcgatccatccaaaacgaacggccgggatcgatcggtccacagccagaccacagcggtcggcaccgatggcgtcagcggtgacgtcacctccggcggcgaccgaaccgcgcgagctcgccggcgaacgacggcgcggcggcgcgaacggagagcacctacgggtagcggacggcacggcgaactcaccggtgaccaaagaagcggcggaagaacaacggacggcgacagcggcgaagaagaagcggcggcgacctccggcttgacgacggcgacgatgttccggcggtcgacagcgacggcggaggggcggacgaggacggcgacgcgacggcgaccacgacggcggccttcccgagcgacggcgacgaccggagcgacggcggcgcacggctggagcgacggcggcgacggcggcgctaagctacacggtgctagagctctaccggcgacgagaggcgaaggcgagggtggtgacgggtagcggagacaccggggatccttttataggggcaagaacacggcggcgaaggcccacggcggccggcgacgagaaggaaagtctagggttcggaggagagagaccgatccgattcgagatcgaatcctccgctttccaaacgattttagccgaagttccaaaagggaaaaggtagaggagatcgagaagatcatttcccctctattgatttcaccggaaacggaaaggatcggccggatttggaaagagacggcggcggcg from Oryza glaberrima chromosome 6, OglaRS2, whole genome shotgun sequence includes these protein-coding regions:
- the LOC127776937 gene encoding uncharacterized protein LOC127776937, coding for MVLTRSNGNGPNNNNNNNGENPTLAQVLAQQAQLMNMMMQQLQNQQNQGNNHAPPQNKLAEFLRVRPPTFSSTTNPVEAGDWLHAIEKKLDLLQCTDQEKVSFASHQLHGPASEWWDHFRLNRTTAEPITWLEFTAAFRKTHIPSGVVSLKKKEFRSLTQGSRTVTEYLHEFNRLARYAPEDVRTDEERQERFLEGLNDEL